The Saccharothrix variisporea genome has a segment encoding these proteins:
- a CDS encoding TNT domain-containing protein (This protein contains a domain related to Tuberculosis Necrotizing Toxin, which is the C-terminal effector domain of outer membrane channel protein CpnT, and which has a lethal NAD+-glycohydrolase activity.) → MVGVSEPKPLNPTEQDALVKQIGLTLMRAAPEDWRHVTAEYRATGRYFELAAEVRSADGALRAWQPPQEVAGLFARLRAGMYREGRGSWSNARYQLDHPSSYNLDFDRAEPAWQTPPPPQAYVDEVRFFPRTDENMPDWLRRRLAAAQPPAPHTPPGPALPAQPGPPTPPGGQPALTHDPRPFGTPHDPAAHEPHAFGAPHDPAAHEPHAFGAPHDPAAFGAPHDPAAPFGAPHEPAAEETQLFPPPPHEAAHPEPPFAPPAHEPQAYDAPAQEAPEHEAHHPGPSTPGLPGPSTPGGLPAPSTPGLPGPSTPGGGLPGPSTPGGGLPGPSTPGAGLPAAPVLTSPVPPRGFRTARVFDGAGPGGRPAVNRPPVPEAERDLLLSYLDRAPVAVVGRGFDADVLNPDAPAVVPVAFQTDGHWIWPAAVGYYLRAYGVPPEPELVERAKANDYVLPEVPEDARVAAAANLGAPAAPRDTALPVAEVPEPFQAFAEQPHDEPAEVAETVATPLPEPPDQPEPPRPDARADARADARSDVEETANLTELRADRVEFADSGPPYRVRFEEDGPVIDDRYRRESYVDGMDLFAPAQYERDAEDVETTQAWNPFAEEQPDTAPAEETAEVEVVTDEPAAEEPVAEDPQYADEPEFADQPAYGDQPAYTDQPEFSDQPDYSAEPEFADEPEAEPEPEVVEAAEQTTEFDQFHEEPRFEQQPQFDEPAQFGEQAQFDQPAQFGEQAQFGEPDRFAEDERFTEEQPRFEDQEPPAPPAPVEPRQVTPEEEQQLSGVRRALDELDVPPAAYRFGEPVDRTWLLRTEGRDWEVSWFDHGPTNPVRFDRLEDAAAYLVGKLVLTGRRTPRPLPPPPPRPQPPRPPMNGEPFREEPHRPPVENFREEPHRAPDFREEPHRPQDFREEPHRPPLNGEPFRDERPPLTNGFREEPPRRPAPPQPQPQESPKPAARQWPITPLNGEPPLTLFRHKKMVELPAGMEVDRFGDGSGNLVYVAGTPFAERSLVPSWINRPYRVYRLRRPVEVLTGVAVPWFEQPGGGTAYLLPKSVEDLIADGVLVEVANQEAPAH, encoded by the coding sequence ATGGTGGGCGTGTCCGAGCCGAAGCCGTTGAACCCGACCGAGCAGGACGCGCTGGTCAAGCAGATCGGCCTCACGCTGATGCGGGCCGCTCCGGAGGACTGGCGCCACGTCACTGCCGAGTACCGGGCCACCGGCCGGTACTTCGAGCTGGCCGCCGAGGTGCGCTCGGCGGACGGCGCGCTGCGCGCCTGGCAGCCGCCGCAGGAGGTGGCCGGCCTGTTCGCGCGGCTGCGCGCGGGCATGTACCGGGAGGGCCGGGGGAGCTGGTCCAACGCCCGCTACCAGCTCGACCACCCGTCCAGCTACAACCTCGACTTCGACCGCGCCGAGCCCGCGTGGCAGACGCCCCCGCCGCCCCAGGCGTACGTGGACGAGGTCCGCTTCTTCCCGCGCACCGACGAGAACATGCCGGACTGGCTGCGCCGCCGCCTGGCCGCCGCCCAGCCGCCCGCACCCCACACCCCACCCGGCCCGGCCCTGCCGGCCCAGCCCGGCCCGCCCACCCCGCCCGGCGGCCAACCGGCCCTGACCCACGACCCCCGCCCCTTCGGCACCCCGCACGACCCGGCCGCCCACGAGCCGCACGCCTTCGGCGCGCCACACGACCCCGCTGCCCACGAGCCGCACGCTTTCGGCGCGCCGCACGACCCGGCCGCGTTCGGCGCCCCGCACGACCCCGCCGCACCGTTCGGCGCCCCGCACGAGCCGGCCGCCGAGGAGACCCAGCTCTTCCCGCCGCCCCCGCACGAGGCCGCGCACCCCGAACCACCCTTCGCGCCACCCGCCCACGAGCCGCAGGCCTACGACGCCCCGGCCCAGGAGGCCCCCGAGCACGAGGCCCACCACCCCGGCCCGTCGACACCCGGCCTGCCCGGTCCCTCGACACCCGGCGGCCTGCCCGCTCCCTCGACACCCGGCCTGCCTGGTCCGTCGACACCCGGTGGCGGTCTACCCGGTCCCTCCACACCCGGCGGTGGCCTGCCCGGACCGTCGACACCCGGCGCGGGTCTGCCCGCCGCGCCCGTCCTGACCAGCCCCGTGCCGCCGCGCGGCTTCCGGACCGCCCGCGTGTTCGACGGCGCCGGCCCCGGTGGCCGCCCCGCCGTCAACCGCCCGCCGGTGCCCGAGGCCGAGCGGGACCTGCTGCTGAGCTACCTCGACCGCGCACCGGTCGCGGTGGTCGGGCGCGGCTTCGACGCCGACGTCCTCAACCCCGACGCCCCGGCCGTCGTGCCGGTCGCGTTCCAGACCGACGGCCACTGGATCTGGCCCGCCGCCGTCGGCTACTACCTGCGCGCGTACGGCGTGCCGCCCGAGCCCGAGCTGGTCGAGCGGGCCAAGGCCAACGACTACGTGCTGCCCGAGGTCCCCGAGGACGCCCGCGTCGCCGCCGCCGCGAACCTGGGCGCACCCGCCGCGCCCCGCGACACCGCGCTGCCCGTCGCCGAGGTCCCCGAGCCCTTCCAGGCGTTCGCCGAGCAGCCGCACGACGAGCCGGCGGAGGTCGCCGAGACCGTCGCCACCCCGCTGCCCGAGCCACCCGACCAGCCCGAGCCGCCGCGCCCCGACGCCCGCGCCGACGCCCGCGCCGACGCCCGCTCGGACGTCGAGGAGACCGCGAACCTCACCGAGCTGCGCGCCGACCGCGTCGAGTTCGCCGACAGCGGCCCGCCCTACCGGGTCCGGTTCGAGGAGGACGGCCCGGTCATCGACGACCGGTACCGCCGCGAGTCCTATGTGGACGGCATGGACCTCTTCGCACCCGCCCAGTACGAGCGTGACGCCGAGGACGTCGAGACCACCCAGGCGTGGAACCCGTTCGCCGAGGAACAGCCGGACACCGCGCCCGCCGAGGAGACCGCGGAGGTGGAGGTCGTCACCGACGAGCCCGCCGCCGAGGAACCTGTCGCCGAGGACCCGCAGTACGCCGACGAACCCGAGTTCGCCGACCAGCCCGCGTACGGCGACCAGCCCGCGTACACCGACCAGCCGGAGTTCTCGGACCAGCCGGACTACTCCGCCGAACCCGAGTTCGCCGACGAACCCGAAGCGGAGCCCGAGCCCGAGGTCGTCGAGGCCGCCGAGCAGACCACGGAGTTCGACCAGTTCCACGAAGAGCCCCGCTTCGAGCAGCAACCCCAGTTCGACGAGCCCGCCCAGTTCGGCGAGCAGGCCCAGTTCGACCAGCCCGCCCAGTTCGGCGAGCAGGCCCAGTTCGGCGAGCCCGACCGGTTCGCCGAGGACGAGCGGTTCACCGAGGAGCAGCCGCGCTTCGAGGACCAGGAGCCGCCCGCGCCGCCCGCCCCGGTGGAGCCGCGCCAGGTCACGCCCGAGGAGGAGCAGCAGCTGTCCGGCGTGCGCCGCGCACTGGACGAGCTGGACGTGCCGCCCGCCGCATACCGCTTCGGCGAGCCCGTCGACCGCACGTGGCTGCTGCGCACCGAGGGCCGCGACTGGGAGGTCTCCTGGTTCGACCACGGCCCGACCAACCCGGTCCGCTTCGACCGCCTCGAGGACGCCGCCGCCTACCTGGTCGGCAAGCTCGTCCTCACCGGCCGCCGCACCCCGCGCCCCCTGCCGCCCCCACCCCCGCGCCCCCAGCCCCCGCGCCCGCCGATGAACGGCGAACCCTTCCGCGAGGAGCCGCACCGCCCACCCGTGGAGAACTTCCGCGAGGAACCCCACCGCGCCCCGGACTTCCGGGAGGAACCGCACCGTCCGCAGGACTTCCGCGAGGAGCCCCACCGCCCGCCCCTCAACGGCGAGCCCTTCCGCGACGAACGCCCGCCCCTGACCAACGGCTTCCGCGAAGAACCCCCGCGCCGCCCGGCCCCGCCGCAGCCGCAGCCGCAGGAGTCCCCGAAGCCCGCCGCCCGCCAGTGGCCGATCACCCCGCTCAACGGCGAGCCCCCGCTCACCCTCTTCCGCCACAAGAAGATGGTCGAGCTGCCCGCCGGCATGGAGGTCGACCGCTTCGGCGACGGCTCCGGCAACCTCGTCTACGTCGCCGGCACCCCGTTCGCGGAGCGGTCACTGGTCCCGTCGTGGATCAACCGCCCGTACCGCGTGTACCGCCTGCGCCGCCCGGTCGAGGTGCTCACCGGCGTCGCCGTGCCGTGGTTCGAGCAGCCCGGCGGCGGCACCGCCTACCTGCTGCCGAAGTCGGTCGAGGACCTGATCGCCGACGGCGTCCTGGTCGAGGTCGCGAACCAGGAGGCCCCGGCTCACTGA
- a CDS encoding TNT domain-containing protein has protein sequence MTAPQLDTEDQNAILGSLTTLLVQRLRGDWEQLFVDFRMVGRYLEAEATGLTMYGSSFQWRLPDEALPFFVQLREGMARPGGGTWLSVKFHLVHPDTYSAEFNRDAEPDWTSPPKPEHYAQELELHPRDHVPAWLAEKAGLPEPAGPTEPAGPPADPPTGPIPIQSPPVPLISAPLFDGLDAQGVPTAADRPRPHPQELDDVLSYLEGAPVVLAARSYGKDVFNPDATPGVPLSFHTDGTWVWPGGAAYYLRHHHVPPVPQLVQHIRDNGYTVPPVSPDAEAAATAVASGQAESAPLPPYAPRVITDVDRRALDQLKARLDHYGVAEHEYGLVEPRPDALVLEPAPGRSGWQVQFWDSNRGPHGRPKVYEHAVDAAKVLLAELLWRDDRDAERAGGRAQPAAQVVQPVADIQPLPDEPPLSLFRDREAVVLPAGTELDRFGADSGNLAYAAGTAFGQRSLPPDWLNRRYHVYRVQQPVPAVRGVAVPWFGQPGGGTGYFLVASVRDLLADGRLVEIAEATGQPPGV, from the coding sequence ATGACCGCGCCGCAGTTGGACACCGAGGACCAGAACGCGATCCTCGGCTCCTTGACGACGCTGCTGGTGCAGCGCCTGCGCGGCGACTGGGAGCAGCTGTTCGTCGACTTCCGCATGGTCGGCCGGTACCTGGAGGCCGAGGCGACCGGCCTGACGATGTACGGGTCGTCGTTCCAGTGGCGGCTGCCGGACGAGGCGCTGCCGTTCTTCGTGCAGCTGCGCGAGGGCATGGCGCGGCCGGGCGGCGGCACGTGGCTGTCGGTCAAGTTCCACCTGGTGCACCCGGACACGTACTCGGCCGAGTTCAACCGGGACGCCGAGCCGGACTGGACGTCACCGCCCAAGCCGGAGCACTACGCGCAGGAGCTGGAGCTGCACCCCCGGGACCACGTCCCGGCGTGGCTCGCGGAGAAGGCCGGCCTGCCCGAGCCCGCCGGACCGACCGAGCCCGCCGGACCGCCCGCCGACCCGCCCACCGGGCCGATCCCGATCCAGTCGCCGCCCGTGCCGCTGATCAGCGCCCCTCTGTTCGACGGGCTGGACGCGCAGGGCGTGCCGACCGCCGCCGACCGCCCCCGCCCGCACCCGCAGGAGCTGGACGACGTCCTGTCCTACCTGGAGGGTGCGCCGGTCGTGCTGGCCGCCCGCTCCTACGGCAAGGACGTGTTCAACCCCGACGCCACACCCGGCGTGCCGCTGTCCTTCCACACCGACGGCACGTGGGTGTGGCCCGGCGGGGCGGCCTACTACCTGCGCCACCACCACGTGCCGCCGGTGCCGCAGCTCGTGCAGCACATCCGGGACAACGGCTACACCGTGCCGCCGGTGTCCCCGGACGCCGAGGCCGCCGCCACCGCCGTCGCCTCCGGCCAGGCCGAGAGCGCGCCGCTGCCCCCGTACGCGCCGCGCGTGATCACCGACGTGGACCGGCGGGCGTTGGACCAGCTCAAGGCCCGTTTGGACCACTACGGGGTCGCCGAGCACGAGTACGGGCTGGTCGAGCCGCGCCCGGACGCGCTGGTGCTGGAGCCCGCGCCGGGGCGGTCCGGCTGGCAGGTCCAGTTCTGGGACTCCAACCGCGGGCCGCACGGCCGGCCCAAGGTCTACGAGCACGCCGTGGACGCGGCGAAGGTGCTGCTGGCCGAGCTGCTGTGGCGCGACGACCGGGACGCCGAGCGTGCGGGCGGCCGGGCGCAGCCGGCGGCGCAGGTGGTGCAGCCGGTGGCCGACATCCAGCCGCTGCCCGACGAGCCGCCGCTGTCGCTGTTCCGCGACCGGGAGGCGGTCGTGCTGCCCGCCGGGACCGAGCTGGACCGGTTCGGCGCGGACAGCGGCAACCTCGCGTACGCGGCCGGCACCGCGTTCGGTCAGCGGTCGCTGCCACCGGATTGGCTGAACCGCCGCTACCACGTGTATCGCGTCCAGCAGCCGGTGCCGGCGGTCAGGGGCGTCGCGGTGCCGTGGTTCGGGCAGCCCGGCGGCGGCACGGGGTACTTCCTCGTGGCGTCCGTGCGCGACCTGCTGGCCGACGGCCGGTTGGTGGAGATCGCCGAGGCGACCGGACAGCCACCGGGGGTCTAG
- a CDS encoding malate dehydrogenase has product MTRTPVNVTVTGAAGQIGYALLFRIASGHLLGPDVPVRLRLLEIPQAVKAAEGTAMELDDCAFPLLSGIDITDDAKTAFDGVNIALLVGARPRTKGMERGDLLEANGGIFKPQGEAINAGAADDVRVLVVGNPANTNALIAQQHAPDVPAERFTAMTRLDHNRALSQLAKKLGVTVSDIKKLTIWGNHSATQYPDLFHAEVNGQNAAQAVNDQEWLENTFIPTVAKRGAAIIEARGASSAASAANAAIDHVYSWVNGTPEGDWTSAAVVSDGSYGVPEGLISSFPVVSKDGRYEIVQGLEIDDFSRARIDASVAELVEERDAVRALGLI; this is encoded by the coding sequence ATGACCCGCACGCCCGTGAACGTCACCGTCACCGGTGCGGCCGGCCAGATCGGCTACGCACTGCTGTTCCGCATCGCCTCCGGCCACCTGCTGGGCCCGGACGTCCCGGTCCGCCTGCGCCTGCTGGAGATCCCGCAGGCCGTCAAGGCCGCCGAGGGCACCGCGATGGAGCTGGACGACTGCGCCTTCCCGCTGCTGTCCGGCATCGACATCACCGACGACGCCAAGACCGCGTTCGACGGCGTGAACATCGCCCTCCTGGTCGGCGCGCGCCCGCGCACCAAGGGCATGGAGCGCGGTGACCTGCTGGAGGCCAACGGCGGCATCTTCAAGCCGCAGGGCGAGGCCATCAACGCGGGCGCGGCGGACGACGTGCGCGTCCTGGTCGTCGGCAACCCGGCCAACACCAACGCCCTCATCGCCCAGCAGCACGCGCCGGACGTCCCGGCCGAGCGCTTCACCGCGATGACCCGCCTGGACCACAACCGCGCCCTGTCGCAGCTGGCCAAGAAGCTGGGCGTGACGGTCAGCGACATCAAGAAGCTGACGATCTGGGGCAACCACTCCGCCACCCAGTACCCGGACCTGTTCCACGCCGAGGTCAACGGCCAGAACGCCGCCCAGGCCGTGAACGACCAGGAGTGGCTGGAGAACACCTTCATCCCGACCGTGGCCAAGCGCGGCGCGGCGATCATCGAGGCGCGCGGCGCGTCCTCGGCGGCGTCGGCGGCGAACGCGGCCATCGACCACGTGTACTCGTGGGTCAACGGCACCCCCGAGGGCGACTGGACGTCGGCGGCGGTCGTGTCGGACGGTTCCTACGGCGTGCCGGAGGGCCTGATCTCCTCGTTCCCGGTCGTCTCGAAGGACGGTCGGTACGAGATCGTGCAGGGCCTGGAGATCGACGACTTCTCCCGCGCCCGCATCGACGCCTCCGTGGCCGAGCTGGTCGAGGAGCGCGACGCGGTGAGGGCCCTCGGCCTGATCTGA
- a CDS encoding pentapeptide repeat-containing protein — MDIIVGDDFADADLSGQEWVGRSFEGCDFTDADLRRLVTSGCTFTRCTFERTDLGESRHSATAFRSCRFVGATLASASFTSCTWLGSSFVDCVLRPVELVETDLTLASLARARLRKVSLRGLRLREANLEDADLRDADLRDADLTGARLRGCAFEGADLRGARVDANGLVAASLRGAVVDVEQAIAFAAAHGLRVQ, encoded by the coding sequence GTGGACATCATCGTCGGGGACGACTTCGCGGACGCGGATCTGAGCGGGCAGGAGTGGGTGGGGCGGTCGTTCGAGGGGTGCGACTTCACCGACGCCGACCTGCGGCGGCTGGTGACGTCCGGGTGCACGTTCACCCGGTGCACGTTCGAGCGCACCGACCTCGGCGAGTCGCGGCACTCCGCCACCGCGTTCCGATCGTGCCGGTTCGTCGGGGCGACGCTGGCCTCGGCGTCGTTCACGTCGTGCACGTGGCTGGGGTCGTCCTTCGTGGACTGCGTGCTGCGGCCGGTCGAGCTGGTGGAGACCGATCTCACGTTGGCGAGCCTCGCGCGGGCGCGGCTGCGGAAGGTGTCGCTGCGCGGGCTGCGGCTGCGCGAGGCCAACCTGGAGGACGCCGACCTGCGCGACGCGGACCTGCGCGACGCCGACCTCACCGGCGCCCGGCTGCGCGGGTGCGCGTTCGAGGGCGCGGACCTGCGCGGGGCGCGGGTGGACGCGAACGGGCTGGTGGCGGCGTCCCTGCGGGGTGCCGTGGTCGACGTCGAGCAGGCGATCGCCTTCGCCGCCGCCCACGGCCTCCGCGTTCAGTGA